TCTGCGCATGGGAGGGCCGCATGCGTTACATCTCTGGCGCGCTCGCGCTGTTTCTGCTCCTTTTCGCCGTGGCTCAGTACAACGATCCGGACGGGCTGTTCTGGGCGGTGGCGTATGGGGTTCCCGCTCTGTGGGCGATTGGTTTCGCTTTCGCTCCGTCGGCGCTACGCGGCACTGTGCCGGCGGCGCTGTTCACCGCCTGCGCGATCATCGCTTTCGTCGGCGTATACTACTTCTGGCCGCAGGCCAACGAATGGTGGCGTCAGGACGTCTGGTGGAACGATGAGGCTGCGCGCGAAGGGATGGGGCTGATGATTGTCGCTGCATCATTTCTCTTTCTCGCTGTGGCGATATTTCGCACCCGCCGACATGCGTGATAGGGTCGCACCTGTTTCTCCGCTGTCAACCTAATCAACTGAGGCGGCGGAGCAATGACGGGCTTGCGGGTATCACCCCTCGTGATGCTCGCAGGCGCGTCCAACTAATTGGCTTTGCCCAAAACAGGGAACGGTTGCTGACGCCCTGCGTTGGGGCAAGGCCGCAAAAAGGAGGAAGAAATGAACCGCGTATTATCGACGCTTGCAGCTACAGCCATCGCCCTCGGGCTCGGCACCGCGGCGCACGCGCAGTCGGTCCCGCAGACCGTGGACGAGGTGGCGGAGCCTGGCGGCACGCTGCCGGGCAACCCCGAGATCGCGCTCGTCAAGGTGGCTGAAGGCTTCGCTGACCCGACGAACGTCACCAGTGCCAACGATGGCTCTGGTCGCATTTTCGTCGTAGAACGCGTCGGCCGCGTGAAGATCGTCAATCCGGACGGCACGGTTCAGGAAGAGCCGTTTCTGGACCTGACGAACATCAACCCGCTTGGGTCTGACGTGCAGACCGGCTTCGTGGAGCAGGGCCTCTATTCCTTGGCTTTCCATCCGAATTTCGAGGAAAATGGCTATTTCTTTGTCCATTACGCCTCGCTGCCGTTCAACGGCGACGGCGTGATCGTGCGTTTCCAGGTCGATCCGGAAAGCCCGAATGTCATGACGCCCGAGCGGACCAACGAGACCGCGAAGGTCATCATGCGGATCGAGCAGCCCTACTATAACCACAACGGCGGACAGATCGCGTTCGGTCCCGACGGCTATCTCTACATCGGCAGTGGCGACGGCGGCTGGGAAGGCGACCCGCTCCAGGCGGGCAAGGACCTGTCCACGCCACTCGGCAAGATGCTCCGCGTTGACGTGGATGTCCCGGAGGACGACCTGCGGCCTTACCGCATCCCGGCGGACAACCCCTTCGCCACGGCAGCAAAAGAGCGGCTGATGGTCCTCTTCGGCATCACCGAGGAAGAGTTCGCCGAAATCCGCACCAAGGCCGAGCCGGAAATCTGGGCTTACGGTGTCCGCAACCCGTATGAATTCTCGTTCGACCCGGAGACGGGCGATCTCTACATCGCCGATGTCGGCCAGAACCATTGGGAAGAGATCATTTATCAGCCAGCGGACAGCAAGGGCGGCGAGTATTACGGCTGGCCGGACATGCAGGGCACGTTCTGCCATCCGATGACCGGTGATCCCGCAGAGCAGGAGTGCTCGGTCGTGGGCGTTCTGCCGGCCGCCCAGTATCCGCACCAGACACCCTACCCGGGCGCTGAGGACCTTGAAGAAGGTTTCGGCTGCTCCGTGCAGGGGCTCGGCGTGGCCAACTACGGCGGCATGGACGGCGTTTACCTCGCCGGCGACTGGTGCTCCGGCCGCGTCTTCGGCCTGGGCTGGGACGAAGACGCCGGAAAATGGCAGCTGCAGGAGCTTCTGCAGACCGGGCTGCAGTTCACCGCCGGCGGCTACGACGAAGACGGCAACGTCCTGGCCGTGACCGCCAACAACTTCTACCTCGCCGATCAGGGCCCGCTGCAGAACCCTCCGGGCGCGCTTTGGCGCGTTGTGCCTGCGGATGAGGTTCCCGAAGGCGCCGAGGTCGCTCGGGTCAAGGAGTAAGTCCCTTCCTGGACTTCGGTAAATCGGAGTGCGCCGAGCCTTCGGGCTCGGCGTTTCTTTGGAAGAAACCTCTCACCCAACGAACAAGAGCAAAAGAGAGTGGAGAATGCGTTCCGCACTTATCGGCATCAGCCTTTTGGCCCTCGTGGCCGC
This portion of the Dichotomicrobium thermohalophilum genome encodes:
- a CDS encoding transmembrane 220 family protein, whose product is MRYISGALALFLLLFAVAQYNDPDGLFWAVAYGVPALWAIGFAFAPSALRGTVPAALFTACAIIAFVGVYYFWPQANEWWRQDVWWNDEAAREGMGLMIVAASFLFLAVAIFRTRRHA
- a CDS encoding PQQ-dependent sugar dehydrogenase; protein product: MNRVLSTLAATAIALGLGTAAHAQSVPQTVDEVAEPGGTLPGNPEIALVKVAEGFADPTNVTSANDGSGRIFVVERVGRVKIVNPDGTVQEEPFLDLTNINPLGSDVQTGFVEQGLYSLAFHPNFEENGYFFVHYASLPFNGDGVIVRFQVDPESPNVMTPERTNETAKVIMRIEQPYYNHNGGQIAFGPDGYLYIGSGDGGWEGDPLQAGKDLSTPLGKMLRVDVDVPEDDLRPYRIPADNPFATAAKERLMVLFGITEEEFAEIRTKAEPEIWAYGVRNPYEFSFDPETGDLYIADVGQNHWEEIIYQPADSKGGEYYGWPDMQGTFCHPMTGDPAEQECSVVGVLPAAQYPHQTPYPGAEDLEEGFGCSVQGLGVANYGGMDGVYLAGDWCSGRVFGLGWDEDAGKWQLQELLQTGLQFTAGGYDEDGNVLAVTANNFYLADQGPLQNPPGALWRVVPADEVPEGAEVARVKE